In one window of Tumebacillus algifaecis DNA:
- a CDS encoding tetratricopeptide repeat protein, which produces MNHSYKDIGQRVKAYRLNRGFSQDELAEGICSRQTISFLENGQHLPSTEFMKKIAAKLGISLHEIMVDQVNNLGAKVQLDIIKVYIETADYVNAYPLIEECECRDDLLEYQRRELVLCRAECLIRTGKAEEAIKLLTDQQQRFEMEREADDHFMATLYDKLGTAYYFLPNMTNAHAHYLRAYQLTLRFAEIDLTAARIAYNLGMACRQLNRNSDAIEFLSKAEAFFKNASDIKRLSHTFFELGIAYAMKHEYEQADRCIQESLAIYRSLNAVSTARLARQVHALAVLSQTQPDVALKELQVCASEYEKVGDIVRCIFTNAHLANILINQKKISAAKGYLDNALSRLFDHDAESDPRLVYAYQVNAKYLLEVNDFEKCVEYSFKSSELFDRMGLERDAADSLSLSAKAYHGQGKIDQAYEISQRVNEKLCRLQDQFSKRLEVY; this is translated from the coding sequence TTGAATCACTCATATAAGGATATAGGACAAAGGGTAAAGGCATATAGATTAAACCGTGGTTTTTCGCAGGACGAATTGGCAGAAGGTATCTGCTCGCGTCAAACGATCAGTTTTCTGGAAAATGGTCAGCATCTGCCTTCTACTGAGTTCATGAAGAAAATCGCAGCAAAGCTAGGTATTTCATTACATGAGATCATGGTTGACCAAGTAAATAATTTGGGTGCGAAAGTGCAACTCGACATCATCAAAGTTTACATCGAAACCGCTGACTACGTGAATGCGTATCCTTTGATCGAGGAATGTGAATGTCGTGATGACCTGCTTGAATACCAGCGGCGTGAGCTTGTTTTGTGTCGGGCTGAGTGCTTGATCCGGACAGGGAAGGCTGAAGAAGCGATCAAACTTCTCACTGATCAACAACAACGATTTGAAATGGAACGTGAGGCTGACGACCATTTCATGGCGACCCTGTATGATAAGTTGGGAACAGCGTACTATTTCTTGCCAAACATGACAAATGCCCACGCACATTATTTGAGAGCGTACCAACTGACTTTGAGATTCGCCGAGATTGATCTAACCGCTGCACGAATCGCATACAACCTAGGGATGGCGTGCAGACAATTGAATCGTAATTCTGATGCAATTGAGTTCCTGTCGAAGGCAGAGGCTTTTTTCAAAAACGCTTCCGACATAAAGCGGTTGAGTCATACATTCTTCGAGTTAGGTATTGCTTATGCAATGAAACACGAATATGAGCAGGCGGACAGATGCATACAGGAGTCGTTAGCAATATATAGGTCGTTAAATGCTGTAAGTACGGCAAGATTAGCACGACAAGTTCATGCTCTAGCGGTGCTTTCGCAAACTCAGCCTGATGTTGCGTTAAAAGAGTTACAGGTTTGTGCATCTGAATATGAAAAGGTTGGGGATATTGTTCGATGTATTTTCACCAATGCCCATCTTGCAAATATATTGATCAATCAAAAGAAGATTTCAGCAGCAAAAGGCTATCTCGATAATGCTCTAAGTCGATTATTTGATCACGACGCAGAGAGCGACCCAAGATTAGTGTACGCGTATCAAGTGAATGCAAAATATCTTCTTGAAGTCAATGATTTTGAGAAGTGTGTTGAATATTCGTTTAAATCCTCAGAACTTTTTGATAGAATGGGACTTGAAAGAGATGCGGCTGACTCCTTGAGCTTATCTGCAAAGGCATACCATGGGCAAGGTAAAATTGATCAAGCCTATGAAATTTCTCAACGGGTAAATGAAAAGTTATGTCGCTTGCAAGATCAATTCTCGAAAAGACTGGAGGTGTATTAA
- a CDS encoding helix-turn-helix domain-containing protein has product MDTSLSLGQRIRELRFSKGMTQIELAKGLCTPSMVSQVESDRARPSYKVLVSIAARLDVPLEHLLNGVSFDLENSSKYKLAKSMVQAKEYKTAIPLLDDLLDCMAYRIPKESLLLELVLCHLELRNIVEAESKLNQLYQLANNSQNDRLLAVVLLQLGKLAALKCDYPIALFHTNRAWEELQTIEEIDTDLQAKVTMQLASLHERVGKVAEAGKFYERALLLHQHNAEERGKTYLRLAEVYDRQKKYEQAQEYAMKATVLLEEQSTNEHRQEMQRRLFMLQRDSSDWNKSVPILLSIAEQYEQNGKKQKAGEVYADLALSCLENDEYDEAWAFAEKARMALPDTDSTMGKVHRVLSFVYSRREDEKKGKRHLENAVKIFEQHGKIAELEAVTLHMCRYLSDKGEHREAFERMEAFHYYLIKQLEQRGIVL; this is encoded by the coding sequence TTGGATACTTCGCTTTCCCTCGGACAACGAATCCGTGAACTACGATTTAGTAAGGGAATGACTCAGATCGAACTGGCTAAGGGTCTTTGCACCCCGTCCATGGTGTCCCAGGTCGAATCAGATCGAGCACGTCCGTCTTATAAAGTTTTGGTGTCCATAGCAGCACGACTCGACGTTCCGCTTGAGCATCTCTTAAATGGGGTGAGCTTCGACTTGGAGAATTCAAGCAAATACAAATTGGCAAAGAGCATGGTTCAAGCGAAAGAATACAAAACTGCGATTCCGCTGTTGGATGATCTCCTTGATTGTATGGCGTATCGAATACCAAAAGAAAGCCTGCTACTAGAACTTGTGCTTTGTCATCTTGAGTTGAGGAACATTGTGGAAGCGGAAAGTAAACTGAACCAGTTGTATCAACTCGCCAACAACAGTCAAAATGATCGTTTGCTTGCTGTCGTATTGCTTCAATTAGGAAAACTTGCTGCTTTAAAATGCGATTACCCAATTGCACTTTTCCATACGAATCGCGCTTGGGAAGAGCTTCAAACAATAGAGGAGATTGACACAGATCTTCAAGCAAAGGTTACCATGCAGTTGGCTTCACTCCATGAGAGGGTCGGAAAGGTAGCAGAGGCGGGAAAGTTTTACGAAAGGGCGTTGTTGTTGCACCAACACAATGCTGAAGAGCGAGGGAAGACATATCTACGTTTGGCAGAGGTCTATGATCGGCAAAAGAAGTATGAGCAAGCACAAGAATATGCAATGAAGGCAACTGTACTTTTGGAGGAACAATCTACGAATGAACACAGACAGGAAATGCAACGCCGATTGTTTATGCTTCAACGTGATTCGAGCGATTGGAACAAGTCCGTTCCAATACTTTTGTCCATAGCGGAACAGTATGAGCAAAATGGAAAGAAACAGAAAGCGGGTGAAGTTTACGCCGACCTTGCACTGAGTTGTTTGGAAAATGACGAGTATGACGAAGCATGGGCATTTGCTGAAAAAGCGAGAATGGCGCTACCTGATACGGATTCTACGATGGGGAAAGTTCACCGCGTTCTATCATTTGTCTATTCTCGCCGCGAAGATGAGAAAAAAGGGAAGAGGCATCTCGAGAACGCAGTCAAGATTTTTGAGCAACACGGCAAAATTGCGGAGCTTGAAGCTGTTACATTACACATGTGCCGATATCTGAGCGATAAAGGGGAGCACCGGGAAGCATTTGAGAGGATGGAAGCGTTTCACTACTACTTGATCAAACAGTTAGAACAGCGTGGAATTGTGCTGTGA
- a CDS encoding DegV family protein: MSKIAIVTDSTAYLPTDTIHKYGITVVPLMVNFGQESFKEGVDFTADQFFARLATEKNLPTTSQPSVGEMVQAYERLLETHDAVIGIFISSQLSGTAHSAETAARMVEGDITVIDSKITASGQARLVLTACEMIEQGQDKEAIVAKLNSMVETIKAYFIVDSLEHLHRGGRVSGASALIGSLLQVKPILHVEDGKLELFEKVRTRKKSLARITDLVKEKRDSTKHLTLTIVYTDNPADAAEVTEQAKASFPDATITTAQLGPVIGTHVGPGLLGFIFDQQ, translated from the coding sequence ATGAGCAAAATTGCGATTGTGACCGACAGTACGGCATATCTACCGACCGACACGATTCATAAATATGGCATCACCGTGGTGCCGCTGATGGTAAACTTTGGGCAGGAGAGCTTCAAGGAAGGCGTGGATTTCACGGCCGATCAGTTCTTTGCCCGTTTAGCGACTGAGAAGAATCTGCCGACCACGTCGCAGCCGTCTGTGGGCGAGATGGTACAAGCTTATGAGCGCCTGCTGGAAACGCATGATGCGGTCATCGGCATCTTCATCTCTTCCCAGCTGTCCGGTACAGCCCATTCGGCTGAGACCGCCGCGCGCATGGTCGAAGGCGACATCACCGTCATCGACTCCAAAATCACCGCTTCCGGTCAAGCGCGCCTCGTGCTGACCGCCTGTGAGATGATCGAACAGGGTCAAGATAAAGAAGCGATTGTGGCCAAACTGAACTCGATGGTCGAGACGATCAAGGCGTATTTTATCGTCGATTCCCTCGAGCATCTTCATCGCGGTGGCCGCGTATCGGGCGCGTCCGCGCTGATCGGCTCCCTGTTGCAAGTCAAACCGATCCTCCACGTTGAAGATGGCAAACTGGAACTGTTCGAAAAGGTTCGCACGCGCAAGAAGTCGCTCGCACGCATCACCGACCTGGTCAAGGAAAAGCGTGACTCGACCAAGCATCTGACCTTGACCATCGTCTACACCGACAACCCGGCTGACGCAGCGGAAGTGACGGAGCAGGCCAAAGCGAGTTTCCCCGATGCGACGATCACGACAGCACAGCTCGGCCCGGTCATCGGCACACACGTCGGCCCTGGCTTGCTCGGCTTCATTTTTGACCAGCAGTGA
- a CDS encoding ComF family protein — MYPKRPQCLLCEQPFIDEQEAVCAPCTLQMRVGIPPFCRICGREMPEPDLCSDCSWRKERFFHRAVSFGPYEGRLRDAILKLKEERKLGLLPLLVNCLTEAYASHLFDIQIDSLVAVPMAADKERVRGFNQAERLAQGLSARVGLPVVEALLWHGASRSQVSRGRSMRLASMENSVALAPAAGELAGRTVCLIDDVYTTGATVNACAKKLHSAGVRAVYVLTVAR; from the coding sequence GTGTATCCCAAGCGGCCGCAATGTCTGCTTTGTGAGCAGCCGTTTATCGATGAACAAGAGGCGGTTTGTGCCCCCTGCACCTTGCAAATGCGGGTGGGCATTCCGCCTTTTTGCCGTATTTGTGGACGCGAGATGCCGGAGCCTGACCTGTGTTCAGACTGCTCGTGGCGCAAAGAGCGCTTTTTTCATCGCGCTGTCTCTTTCGGGCCTTACGAGGGGCGGTTGCGCGATGCGATTTTGAAATTGAAAGAAGAACGCAAGCTCGGCCTGTTGCCTCTGCTCGTCAACTGCTTGACCGAAGCGTACGCCTCCCACCTGTTCGACATTCAGATCGACAGTCTGGTCGCAGTCCCGATGGCTGCCGACAAGGAGCGCGTTCGCGGCTTCAACCAAGCGGAGCGTTTGGCCCAAGGCTTGAGCGCACGCGTCGGCCTGCCTGTCGTCGAAGCCCTGCTCTGGCACGGGGCCTCGCGCTCCCAAGTATCGCGAGGGCGGTCGATGCGCCTCGCCTCGATGGAGAACTCGGTCGCGCTGGCCCCGGCGGCGGGCGAACTGGCTGGCAGGACGGTCTGCCTGATCGACGACGTCTACACCACCGGCGCTACGGTCAATGCCTGCGCCAAAAAGTTGCACAGTGCTGGCGTTCGCGCGGTGTACGTGCTGACCGTCGCCCGCTGA
- a CDS encoding TIGR03826 family flagellar region protein has translation MGLANCKNCGKLYNQQTHEDICPQCRQEEERTFYTVRDYLRENRRSTIYELSDATEVAVSLIIKWIREGRISTSDHPELAYPCESCGAPTQEGRYCKPCKDRLQKGFEQSKQDLIEHRDDHSRNAYYHRRNN, from the coding sequence ATGGGACTTGCGAACTGTAAAAATTGCGGAAAATTGTACAATCAACAAACGCACGAAGATATTTGTCCACAGTGTCGGCAGGAGGAAGAGCGCACGTTTTACACGGTGCGTGATTACTTGCGGGAAAATCGCCGATCTACCATCTATGAGCTCAGCGATGCGACTGAGGTGGCGGTGTCTTTGATCATCAAGTGGATTCGCGAGGGGCGCATTTCGACTTCTGATCATCCGGAACTTGCGTATCCGTGTGAAAGCTGTGGCGCTCCGACGCAGGAAGGGCGCTATTGCAAACCGTGTAAAGATCGCTTGCAAAAAGGGTTCGAACAGAGCAAACAAGATCTGATCGAACACCGGGACGATCACTCCAGAAACGCTTATTACCATAGACGCAATAATTAG
- the flgM gene encoding flagellar biosynthesis anti-sigma factor FlgM gives MKINDTAHIFRLQAYQSAERAREEKGVGQASGARDGVSISSEALEMSREEDSALRSERFEAVKESVQNGTYQVDLQKVAAKLYESFMR, from the coding sequence ATGAAAATCAACGATACGGCTCATATCTTCCGTCTTCAGGCCTACCAGAGCGCAGAGCGTGCCCGCGAGGAAAAAGGAGTGGGCCAGGCGAGCGGCGCACGTGATGGTGTGTCGATCTCGTCGGAGGCGCTTGAAATGTCGCGCGAGGAAGACTCGGCGCTTCGATCTGAGCGCTTCGAAGCGGTGAAAGAGTCGGTCCAAAACGGTACGTATCAAGTTGACCTGCAAAAAGTAGCGGCGAAACTATACGAATCTTTCATGAGATAA
- a CDS encoding flagellar protein FlgN — protein sequence MNDLTPVVAVIKQMVTAYQELLKIQEHKRDTLIAGNVDSLPDLVQEELKAVSTTQKLESERLAALQAVFGTDVRAEDWTLEKLQSVANPVHRLQIRAVGETLQQTVRQVQALHDLNRKLVGQSLQYVQNTLDLLSGENTMMTPTYGRQDASSQGDGSPRRMFDSKV from the coding sequence ATGAACGATCTGACACCAGTTGTGGCTGTGATCAAGCAGATGGTGACCGCTTATCAGGAACTGTTGAAAATTCAGGAACACAAGCGCGACACGCTGATCGCAGGCAACGTTGACTCATTGCCCGACCTCGTGCAGGAGGAACTGAAAGCTGTCTCCACCACGCAAAAGTTGGAGAGCGAGCGTCTCGCCGCCCTGCAAGCCGTGTTCGGCACCGATGTTCGCGCCGAGGACTGGACGTTGGAAAAGCTACAAAGCGTCGCCAACCCTGTGCACCGCCTGCAGATCCGCGCCGTGGGCGAAACGCTCCAGCAGACCGTTCGTCAGGTGCAGGCACTTCATGACCTCAACAGAAAATTGGTGGGACAGTCACTGCAATACGTTCAGAACACGCTCGATCTCTTGAGCGGTGAAAATACAATGATGACCCCGACGTACGGACGTCAGGATGCGTCTTCTCAGGGAGACGGCAGCCCGCGCCGCATGTTCGATTCTAAAGTGTGA
- the flgK gene encoding flagellar hook-associated protein FlgK encodes MRSTFFGLEIAKRSLFTEQAALNTTGHNIANSNTPGYSRQVVNRVQTPSMEYPHLNKPAGPGQVGTGVEITQIYRVREQFLDSQYRNESKTYGEWTSRSDILGKVEAIINEPSSSGIRTVINELWTSFQDLSKTSTPDAAIAARKIVAQRAVAVAEAFNHQSQQLNELDADITESIQIKVKTVNAKLEEIQSINVRIKELSVLGDIPNDLLDQRDLLVDQISRLVDVKVTEANSMYSLTIGGNVVIDANNAVTTLSETNPVVTGGEIKGLIDAKNIDVANYKNQLDLLAQTLATGEVKMKLENDYTIPNGVSVRGADGTVYNAGIVLPKGTEILVNGLNGLHELGYTMNSPLETGQAFFVSTGGSITAGSIRLNPDMLTNPANIASSMSMYNDGTIDRVVQGDNSLALMMSNLGNALMTFTDASGTVNTTLEGYFRGIVAEIGVRSETAQSNQYNAYVIASQIDSRRMSVSGVSLDEEMANMMMFQKAYAAAARALTTMDEALDVVINRMGLVGR; translated from the coding sequence ATGCGATCAACATTTTTCGGATTGGAAATTGCCAAGCGGTCCCTGTTCACTGAGCAGGCCGCATTAAATACGACCGGGCACAACATTGCGAACTCCAACACGCCGGGCTACTCTCGCCAGGTGGTCAACCGCGTACAAACCCCGTCGATGGAATATCCCCACTTAAACAAACCGGCAGGCCCAGGCCAAGTCGGAACCGGTGTTGAAATCACGCAGATCTATCGCGTCCGCGAGCAGTTTCTCGATTCGCAGTACCGCAACGAGAGCAAGACGTATGGCGAATGGACGAGCCGTTCCGACATCTTGGGAAAAGTGGAAGCGATCATCAACGAGCCGTCGAGCAGCGGCATCCGCACCGTAATCAACGAGCTCTGGACTTCGTTTCAGGACCTGTCGAAAACGTCCACGCCCGATGCGGCGATCGCAGCGCGCAAGATCGTTGCGCAGCGTGCCGTCGCCGTGGCGGAAGCGTTCAACCACCAGTCGCAGCAGTTGAACGAACTGGATGCAGACATCACCGAGAGCATCCAGATCAAAGTCAAAACGGTCAATGCCAAACTCGAAGAGATCCAGTCGATCAACGTCCGGATCAAAGAGCTGAGCGTGCTCGGCGATATTCCGAACGACCTGCTCGACCAACGCGACCTGCTCGTCGATCAGATCTCTCGTCTGGTCGATGTGAAAGTCACCGAAGCGAACAGCATGTACTCGCTGACGATCGGCGGCAACGTCGTGATCGACGCTAACAACGCCGTGACCACGCTCAGCGAGACTAACCCGGTCGTCACTGGCGGCGAGATCAAAGGTTTGATCGATGCGAAGAACATCGATGTGGCCAACTACAAAAATCAACTGGACCTGCTCGCCCAAACGCTGGCGACCGGGGAAGTGAAGATGAAGCTCGAAAACGACTACACCATTCCTAACGGTGTGTCGGTGCGCGGCGCAGACGGGACGGTCTACAACGCAGGCATCGTCTTGCCGAAGGGGACGGAGATTCTCGTCAACGGCCTGAACGGTTTGCACGAGCTGGGCTACACGATGAACAGCCCGCTTGAGACGGGCCAAGCATTTTTCGTCAGCACGGGCGGCTCGATCACGGCTGGCAGCATCCGACTCAATCCGGACATGCTGACCAACCCGGCGAACATCGCGTCGTCGATGAGCATGTACAACGATGGCACGATCGACCGCGTCGTGCAAGGGGACAACTCGCTGGCGCTCATGATGTCCAACCTCGGCAATGCGCTGATGACGTTCACCGACGCCAGTGGCACGGTCAATACGACGCTCGAAGGCTACTTCCGCGGCATCGTGGCTGAGATCGGGGTCAGATCGGAGACGGCGCAAAGCAACCAGTACAACGCCTACGTGATCGCAAGTCAGATCGACAGCCGCCGCATGTCGGTGAGCGGTGTGTCGCTCGATGAAGAGATGGCGAACATGATGATGTTCCAAAAGGCATATGCTGCTGCAGCTCGCGCGCTGACAACGATGGATGAAGCGCTCGACGTCGTGATTAACAGAATGGGCCTGGTAGGCCGATAA
- the flgL gene encoding flagellar hook-associated protein FlgL, which yields MRITGQMMTQKLIGNIQNNMTRMEKWQRDLATGKKIHSPSDDPVGTSYALRYRSELAQNDQFTKNVDSANSWVQYTDKMLDSATQVLQRARELAVAGANDTQDVSAKRAIADEIDQLYKQMVAIGNSQFNGAYVFNGMLTDQKPYEEANAELATPHAGVFRYEIGPGTMLDVNTLGRDAFGTSPSSDNAFQALKDLRDALINDSQPGVANGISQVNNRINEILEIRAGIGARMNRLDLAENRLTDIDLNLQTLQTKVEDTDMAETITKFKIAEDVYRASLNTGAHIIQPSLIDFLR from the coding sequence ATGCGCATCACAGGACAGATGATGACTCAAAAGCTGATCGGCAACATACAGAACAACATGACCCGCATGGAAAAATGGCAGCGCGACCTCGCGACGGGCAAAAAGATCCACAGCCCTTCCGATGATCCGGTTGGCACTTCCTACGCGCTTCGGTATCGCAGTGAGTTGGCGCAAAATGATCAATTCACGAAAAATGTTGACTCGGCAAACTCTTGGGTGCAGTACACTGACAAGATGCTCGATTCGGCCACGCAAGTGTTGCAGCGTGCACGGGAACTGGCGGTGGCCGGGGCCAACGACACGCAGGATGTCTCGGCGAAACGGGCGATCGCAGACGAAATCGATCAGCTGTACAAGCAGATGGTGGCGATCGGGAACTCGCAGTTCAATGGCGCCTATGTCTTCAATGGGATGCTCACCGATCAAAAACCCTATGAGGAAGCGAATGCAGAGTTGGCGACTCCCCACGCCGGCGTGTTCCGCTACGAGATCGGCCCAGGCACGATGCTCGATGTGAACACGTTGGGCCGGGACGCATTCGGTACGTCGCCCTCCTCAGATAATGCGTTTCAAGCGCTCAAGGATTTGCGCGATGCACTGATCAACGACAGCCAACCGGGTGTGGCAAATGGAATCTCGCAAGTGAACAACCGCATCAATGAAATCCTCGAGATTCGCGCGGGGATCGGTGCGCGCATGAACCGTCTGGATCTTGCGGAAAATCGTTTGACCGACATCGACCTCAATTTGCAAACCTTGCAGACAAAAGTAGAAGACACCGACATGGCTGAGACGATCACAAAATTTAAGATCGCAGAAGACGTGTACCGCGCTTCGCTCAACACAGGTGCACACATCATCCAGCCCAGTCTGATCGATTTCTTGCGCTAG
- a CDS encoding DUF6470 family protein: protein MVRLEFYSIPARHEINIKRPQMDMHPDRAPLELDVKDAKLELLRAAQVKIDIDTSQMRADIGYKPVVQFVSDAADKGRQDWLSGVDRIVSEGNQISRYDQGTRVGHLADQRLQRDEVSINIKPVSAPVFNVEITPRQSEFTPGHVRVNYKQWSVNTEHEWGTVTGRMIQYPDLVFSLKGNLYDTQV, encoded by the coding sequence ATGGTGCGCTTGGAGTTTTACTCCATTCCCGCTCGACATGAGATCAACATCAAGCGGCCGCAGATGGACATGCATCCAGATCGAGCACCGCTTGAGTTGGATGTCAAGGATGCCAAATTGGAACTGCTGCGGGCTGCGCAGGTGAAGATCGACATCGACACCTCGCAGATGCGGGCCGATATCGGCTACAAACCGGTGGTGCAGTTCGTCTCCGATGCGGCAGACAAAGGTCGGCAAGACTGGCTCAGCGGTGTGGATCGCATCGTCAGTGAAGGCAATCAGATATCGCGCTACGACCAAGGCACGCGCGTTGGGCATCTGGCCGATCAGCGTTTGCAGCGGGACGAAGTGTCGATCAATATCAAGCCTGTATCCGCACCTGTGTTCAACGTGGAGATCACCCCGCGACAATCGGAGTTTACACCCGGTCATGTGCGTGTAAACTATAAGCAGTGGTCGGTCAACACCGAGCACGAATGGGGTACGGTGACAGGTCGGATGATTCAGTATCCCGATCTTGTGTTCTCATTGAAAGGCAACTTATACGACACCCAGGTGTAA
- the fliW gene encoding flagellar assembly protein FliW: protein MSIGQLESVKTTVMFPEGIPGFESVRVCSIERMEEGPFYLLEEEAGDLSLVLVDPEAFFHDYRLTVKPDELNVIGLCDETQAKVLVIATLAERPEDIRVNLKAPIILNKQNAQACQIIDTHGTYETRVPLFVGE, encoded by the coding sequence ATGAGCATAGGACAGTTGGAAAGCGTGAAGACAACCGTTATGTTTCCGGAAGGTATTCCAGGCTTTGAAAGCGTTCGCGTTTGCTCGATCGAACGAATGGAGGAGGGACCCTTCTATCTCTTGGAAGAGGAAGCGGGCGATCTATCGCTCGTCCTGGTCGATCCAGAAGCTTTTTTTCATGACTATCGATTGACGGTCAAACCGGACGAACTGAACGTGATCGGGTTGTGCGATGAAACGCAGGCCAAGGTGCTCGTCATCGCCACGTTGGCTGAGCGACCGGAGGACATCCGCGTCAATTTGAAAGCCCCGATCATCCTCAACAAACAAAACGCCCAAGCCTGCCAGATCATCGACACGCACGGCACGTATGAAACGCGCGTACCGCTGTTTGTGGGCGAATAG
- the csrA gene encoding carbon storage regulator CsrA: protein MLVLSRKAGESIRIGDEVTVTVLEVKGDQIRLGIEAPKHVKVHRQEVYAEIMDLNRQAAMAKADRTQLSSLLKSLSKQK, encoded by the coding sequence ATGCTTGTTTTATCACGCAAAGCGGGGGAGAGCATCCGCATCGGCGATGAGGTGACCGTGACGGTGCTCGAGGTGAAAGGCGATCAGATCCGCTTGGGAATCGAAGCGCCGAAACATGTGAAAGTGCACCGTCAGGAAGTGTATGCGGAGATCATGGACCTGAACCGCCAAGCGGCGATGGCAAAGGCAGACCGCACACAGCTCAGTTCGCTGTTAAAATCGCTGTCCAAGCAAAAGTGA
- a CDS encoding flagellin N-terminal helical domain-containing protein, whose translation MRIQNNLSALFAQNKLSSNNTNLSKSLEKLSSGYRINRAGDDAAGLAISEKMRGQISGLNMAVKNSQDGISLIQTAEGALNETHSILQRMRELSVQSVNDTNTKSDREKITDELLQLRSEIDRIASTTEFNGQKLLNGSFAAKTFQIGANQGQTISLTIGNTNAATLAPSITAATIGSMAAGSGGNQVTASSNMITAVDNAIESVNKERSKLGAVQNRLEHTINNLQAAAENLTAAESRIRDVDMASEMVKFTKNQILTQAGTSMLAQANQAPQGVLSLLR comes from the coding sequence ATGCGTATTCAAAACAACCTGTCCGCACTGTTCGCTCAGAACAAACTGTCTTCTAACAACACCAACCTGTCCAAATCTCTGGAAAAGCTGTCTTCCGGCTACCGCATTAACCGTGCGGGCGACGATGCAGCAGGCCTGGCAATCTCCGAAAAGATGCGCGGCCAAATCTCCGGTTTGAACATGGCAGTTAAAAACTCCCAAGACGGCATCTCGCTGATCCAAACTGCAGAGGGCGCGCTCAACGAAACGCACTCCATCCTGCAACGTATGCGTGAACTGTCCGTTCAATCGGTCAACGATACCAACACCAAGTCCGACCGCGAGAAAATCACCGACGAGTTGCTGCAACTGCGTTCCGAAATCGACCGCATCGCATCGACCACCGAGTTCAACGGTCAAAAACTGCTGAACGGTTCTTTCGCTGCTAAAACTTTCCAAATCGGTGCAAACCAAGGTCAAACGATCTCCCTGACCATCGGCAACACCAACGCAGCAACTTTGGCTCCGAGCATCACTGCTGCAACCATCGGTTCGATGGCAGCTGGTTCCGGTGGCAACCAAGTAACTGCATCTTCCAACATGATCACTGCTGTTGATAACGCGATCGAGTCGGTTAACAAAGAGCGCTCGAAACTGGGTGCTGTACAAAACCGTCTGGAGCACACCATCAACAACCTGCAAGCAGCAGCAGAAAACCTGACCGCTGCAGAATCCCGTATCCGCGACGTAGATATGGCTTCTGAAATGGTTAAATTCACCAAGAACCAAATCCTCACCCAAGCAGGCACTTCGATGCTTGCACAAGCAAACCAAGCTCCGCAAGGCGTTCTGTCCCTGCTCCGTTAA